ATAAAGCGATTGAAATTTTTGTGTTGCATCCGGATTCCTACAAAAAGGAAAAATGGCCGATCCATTGCCTTGGGGTAGACAATTTGATTTTCCGGAATAGGTGGATCAGCGGCTAGGTGTACCACTTTCACTTTTTCCTCAGGCACCTTGAAGAGTTCGATGGTGTCTTGTTTGGTATGATGTGAAATCGAAAAAATCAAATCTGAGCGGTCGAAAGAGGCCTGCTTTTCCGCAGTTTTCAATTGAGCTTTAGGAAATAAGTCTGGGTATTTCTCATGAAGCGCATCATAAATTGTCGTCACCCGAGCTTTACTTTTTCCTTTGAGGATTGGACTAGACTCAAAGTAGGTCTCGTGAATAATATCCGGAGTTTGAAGGATGGAATAAGCCTCGTTCCACAGATTGCCTGCTTTGAAAAGGGCTCTGAGTCCCTTTTTCGGATACTTATCGAAATGAAATCCATGAACCAAGTCAGATTCTAGCTCAGAAAGATATGCATTCATATAAACACCACCCATGACTTTAGGCTTTTGCTCCAGATCGACCAATTCTTCAATTAATCGCACAAAATACTTGGAGATTCCCCCATACTTCTGCAGCCGAAATATTTGATTATCAAAATGGATTTTCAAAGTACTTGGGGGTTAAGAGCCTTTGGTTTCCCGAAATGGCGCCAATAAAATTTTTTGACTGATAAGGGAAACAAGGTTTTCAGAAGATTGGCAAAAGAGAAGTTAAGCGGTAGCTTTCTGTTTAGAGGGGTTTTGGCCAAAGTTTTCCAAAATAACCTTTTGTAGGGATGTGTACTTCCCAAGTTCCAGGGCTTAGATACTCCCGTAAAATGAATCAGGAAGGGATTTGCTTTTGCTTCTTCCACCTGAAATTGATTTTTATTTAAGTGCTTTTTCGTGGAACCACTTGGGATAAGCAAT
Above is a window of Algoriphagus sanaruensis DNA encoding:
- a CDS encoding glycosyltransferase family 4 protein, which produces MKIHFDNQIFRLQKYGGISKYFVRLIEELVDLEQKPKVMGGVYMNAYLSELESDLVHGFHFDKYPKKGLRALFKAGNLWNEAYSILQTPDIIHETYFESSPILKGKSKARVTTIYDALHEKYPDLFPKAQLKTAEKQASFDRSDLIFSISHHTKQDTIELFKVPEEKVKVVHLAADPPIPENQIVYPKAMDRPFFLFVGIRMQHKNFNRFIQAFAASADLKREFDIVSIANFGFSQEEKQLFRDLNLREDQVRHVKADDPLLAGFYKKAHAFVYPSIYEGFGIPPLEAMAYGCPVVCSNSSSLPEVVGDAALTFDPLNVEEMKTQLEKIAWDTELRNDLIEKGYAQTKRFSWKKMAQETLMHYQTLV